Genomic DNA from Cucurbita pepo subsp. pepo cultivar mu-cu-16 chromosome LG13, ASM280686v2, whole genome shotgun sequence:
GAAAATTTGTTgctcttaattttatttatatatatttttggttaGATGCGTGTTGACTTGATTTTATGACCTCTTACTGGAAGGGGGATCCCTTTTGTTTGATATTACCTTCTGGTATTCTCATGCtctcaaaggaagaaaagaggtAGATGAGGACCAGCACTTAAAATGCATTGTACTGTGAGAGTTGAGACTGGAGAGCTTGATTGAGATATACTTGTTTCCAAACAAAGATTATAGTTTAATGTACGAGAAAGCATAAATTTAGTAGGTATATTATTTTGTGGTGGTTGTAAGGGAGGAATGGTGGGTATTTGATGtaaaaatggtttaaaaaatgttatagtAGTGGCTGCTGTAGGACAAGCTTTCTAAATATAATTGGTTTATCATGATCCAACGGCTTAACAGTTTTACGTCCCTCAAACGCTGATGAATTTCTGAAGTAAAActggaaaaaaattaaaatgatagtAGTTGTTGCATAATGAATGATTTCCATATAGAAAATTTTCTGTTGATTAgtatttttcttctgtttaCTGTTGATTAGTAGTTGTTGCATAATGATAGTAGTAGCTTGCGTTCAATCCTATTCAAGTTTCTCAGTTTTTAGTAGTTCTAGGATCTGGATTAATTACAGTATTCATGACACCACGTTGTCTGTTGTGTACATCCAGTCAACTGATCCAACAGATAAAGATGCATGGAAAGACAAGGGCACAGGGCATCTTTCCATCAAGTGCAAGGAGGGTATCAGCAAGGGTACAAAGGAATCCAAACCAACAATTGTAATTCGAAATGATGTAAGGTTTATTGTGCTTAATCTTTACTGTTTGATAATACTTATTGCTATTCCCAGCTCTCGTTTTCTTCGGTGTcggtttgttcttttttttctcttttcccttATCTAACGATTGTGTTGAATATTCTACTTATAGGTGGGGAGACTGCTTCTGAATGCTTCGATCTATCCAGGGATCAAAACAAGTACTCAAAAGAATTCCCTTGTTGCAATATTCCATACTTCGGTAAGGATTTATCAGCATCTTCTTACTTTTCGCCAACctattgaattattatttggttTGTTCAATTCTGCTTCATATGCATCAAACAAGTAGCGTTTAACTTCTAGTCTGCTGAAGAGTTCCGATAGTTGTTTTCTATGGCTATATCTTGCTACCACCTTGACAAACGACTTTGATCAGTTCAATCTCATgttctatttttctctttgaataACATGGAATGGAACAATTTCACTCAGAACTAGAAATGCAGTTGGGGGTAGGCCTATACTTACAaaaatctcttttcttttgtagaGCGAAGGTGATACGAACGAAAATGGCGACAAAGATACAGTGGTGGCCCGCACGTACTTGATTCGATTAAAAACAGAGGATGATCGGAATAAGCTAGCAACAGCAATTCAAGAATGTGCTCCCGCTCCATGACAGTGATTATTGAAGGTGGCAGTGTTTAGAGGTCGTTTATATCAGAAGAATTTTGtctgtttattttcttttcccccaTTGGTGAAGGGGGGGTTTCCTCAGAAGACCAGATCAATTGATCTCTACCAAATGAATCTACTTAAGAGAGGCCGACGCACATGTACTATAAAGAGAATGAatgctgttttatttattgtagTAATACAATAAtcctaatttttttggtttctcaAATTCCCCGTACCCATCAATTGTTTATAATTGTAATTTAGTGGCGATCGGTTTCTTGCCATAATTTTTGCAACCAAGATTAAGAGTCCGATTTTTTTTGTCGttttaacagatattgttatcTTATTATAAAACTTAGTAAGCTTACAACAAAagcgtttgtagtccaacggttaggataattgccttccaagcaatagacccgggttcgactcccggcaaacgcatttctcttttaaatattttatgccattttttttttttttttttaaattatttcctttttcctttgttcAAAGTTGAGggatttttctaaaactaatTTAGCATATTGTATATGAAATATTACAGTAGTTTGTGTGATGTAATAATCTTGCTAAGTAAAATATGGCttctaaatattatttctaaggtataaattaaattcaaaattaactttttcatcataaataattccaaactccattactttttaaaacttattgaAAAactcctaaattttttttaaaaaaattaataaacttttaaactttcacCTTGAAgatatgtaaaataaaaaataattttgagtcAGATAAATTtctaacatattaaaaaattaagaatcaaactgatataaaattaaattttatctcaTATATGCTAAGTTTgtaaatttagatattatatcaaatagtTTATAacttatttaacaaaaatttcaaggaCTAAACGACAAACCTAAAAGTTTCAACTCAAATATTCATCAATGAAGAATTTCATTGgggtaattaattaatgccAATTcctaacaaaatcaaaatcagatTCACAGCTTTATAAAGATTTATGATTAGAAGATCTAGTAGTCATGTTcgttcattaaataaaaagctcatttctttttcctctcaaaCTCTCTAAGACCACACCCAAACGAGggaaaagaaatcaatacACTCAGCCTGTAACTAAATTTCAGCAACAAGGCTAGAGTGAGTTAGGGGAGTTGTCAAAAGGGCCGCCAAGTCAATGCACAACTCACATTTCGCTTACTGACTACTTCCAAATATAACAAGCATCACAGTCCCAATACCACCTCTTTGAAAACTACGAAACAAGAAACGAGAACAGGTTTCACTTTCCTGAGACTGAAACATTGAGCAATCTTGGTATCATCCACTGCTTTCGGCATTCCTCGGTATGACTCGTTGGTAGGTGAATAGTTATAACGTAACGAAAATGTTAACAGACAAGTGATAGCCTAAGGGATGGAGTTGTTGGGATATGTGTGCATGATGCCCATCGTATAACTGATTCGGTCACGATGAGATTAAACTGATCGAGCTCGCCAAGTCCGATTGAATGATTCCTTTTGCTGGGAATGTTGGTTGCTCTAGACCCACCTAGTCCTCCCTTTCGAGATTCTTTCCACTCCATGTCTCCAAACTTGTGCTTGGCTGGAATTATGGGTTCTAGCAGAAGAGAGAGCTTTCTCTTGATTGGTTCTGCATTTTAGATAACATGGTCCATTGTAAGATTAAATGATATTCAGAGAAAGCTCGGTTAGTTCTTGCTTTGAACCAGCTATTGATAGAATTCCAAACATGAAGGAAAGGTTCTATCCAAAGGCTcttctttcttgtttgttcagagtttttctttttcattttttatgacCTTAACatataatcaataaaatgaAAGGGGCTTAGATGTGAGAAAAAAACACACCTTCAAGAAGAGCTTCTGACAGTGACAAATTCGCTTTGAAACTGATCGAACTGTTTCCTTGATCAGCTGTTGAACATGGACTGAAGAAGGTAAAGCTGGGAAGCTTTGGAATTGGGGATGAGAATTCGGTGGCTGCATCTAACTCAACGCAACTGCTGAAAGAAAATCCTCCGGGAACAGAACTAGGCGTGTCACCTGTATCCAAAAGGAACGAAGAGAATGATGATTTGCACGTGAATACAGGTGAATGCCCCATTTGGTCCTCACAAATAACAGCAGTTCCATCACTGAAGCTAAAATCCTGATTTCTAACGATGAATGGAGCGGGCAAAGAACTTATGCCCGTTTCCACCCATCTGAAATCTCGGGCATCCAACTTTTCCTGCTCTTGAGATACTTGGGCAGCATCTTTCATCCATGAATGAGCTACAAGAAACAGAAAGtactatttttttagagagaaattaaGATCAGCACATTTTGTTTGCATGTAATGCTTGAGCTTAttccaaaattgaaagataacACTAAGCCTAGGTTAATATATATCAACAGGAAAGCTCAAGGACTGAATTTGTCTGCCATGTTCCCATTCCCAGACCCTGCAGAAAACTAGGCAATGTTACAGCTAGGACAATCTATGGCTTTTGGACAGCCTTCCAACACGATGTTTGGCAATGCGCCAAAAAAAGATGCATCTAAGGGATCCAAGAAACAGAAATAAATCTATTGGTCCTCTTCTCTAAGTGAttgattgttgtttttgtgagatcccacgttggttggagagtagaacgaagcattccttataagggtgtagaaacctctcactagcagacgcgttttaaaaccttgagggaaagcccagaagagaaaacccaaagagaacaatatttgctagcggtgagtttggactgttacaaatggtataagagccaatcactgagcggtgtgccagcaaggacgctagcccccaaggggggtggattgtaagatcccacgttggttggagggttgaacgaagcatttcttataagggtgtggaaacctctccctcgcagaccgttttaaaacctttagggGAAGGCcaagagggaaagcccaaagagaacaatatctgctagcggtgggcttggactgttacatgcTTTGTCTCACGTTTTACTTAGTTATCTAAAAAGAAATCcagccaaataaaaaaatcataagatTACCTAGAACCTCCTTAGCAGTGAGCCGCTTTGATGGATCCATACAAAGCATCCTGGTGATCAAGTCCTTGGCAGATGTCGACACATTATCCCAAAGGTTAGAAGGAAAACGTAAATCTGCAGCTCTAACAGCTTCGAAAATTCTTGATTTCGTCTTACCCCAAAACGGGGGCATCCCACTGAGAAGGATGTAAAGAATAACTCCAGCACTCCAAACATCAGCAGCTTGGTTATAGCCTCCTGCAAGGACTTCTGGGGCGATGTAAAATGGACTCCCAACAGTACCATGCAAATACTGACCTGTTTTCAGAGAACAAATGCTCATAATATAGAATTTGAAGGATGATTTTTTTCAGTTTATGTTAAATACTAATTGGAGATAAAACTTGTAGATAAGCTTACCAGGTTTGATATAGGTTGCAAGACCAAAATCTGCCAACTTAATTGGAGATGAGGAGGAGGTTGTGGCTAATAGAATGTTTTCTGGCTTTAGATCTCTATGAACAACACCATTCTCATGACAATATTTGACCACTTGGATTAGATGCCTAAAAATAAACCGAGCATCAGATTCCGAAAACCTGCCATGCTTCTCGAGCTGGTGGAAAAGCTCCCCACCAGCACATAACTCCATTAATAAGTGCACACAATCTTCCTCCTCGTACACTGCCTTTAGATTTACAACATTTGGATGCCCCGACAATCGAGACATTATTTCAATCTCAAGCTTAACACTTCGAACATCATCAACTGTCATCAATTTATCCTTGGCAATGGACTTGCAAGCTAACATCTCACCAGTCAGCCTATCAGAACACGATCGAATCACACCAAATTGTCCCCAACCTAATCGTTCCCCCAAAACGTACCGATCTTTTAAATTTGCAACTAGGGTAGTTTCTAAAATTGTTTCACTAAGGCTTGAAACTTTGAAACAGTTGTAGAATTGTACAGATTGCCCACTCTGATCACTTTCAGTTTCAGCTAAGTCCATACTAGGGCAACAGAGTTTAATGGCAGGACAGCTGAATAGTACCTCACTAGTATATCCTCAACTATCAAATCACCCTCGATGATGTTTCAGAGAATGTTTCTGAAACATCTGCCCATGAAAATTACAGAACAAACATAGAACAATACAGAGTCATAACCTCATCCTGGACCAACCAGGTTGAGCTGAGACTACCAAGTTAATTTGGCATACGAAATCCAGGTTTAACCATCAGCTTCCAGGTATAACCTAGCAAGTAAGGCGCAAGAATAACTATTCAGATAGCTTAATTTCCCCAAAATTTATcagaaatcaaaattaacaATTCAAACACACAACATCATCGAAATTCAACAAAtaattagacacaaaatttcattccaTAAAAACACTACCAGAATCACGAGCCactaaaacaaaattcaaactcgAAAGTTGAAAAAACGCCCAGAATCACACACGCACTTCAACTACAGATGAAAATCGAAACAGGCCAAATTCGGATCATAAGAAGAAtccaaacacaaacacaacgGCATCATAAGTCCAGAGTGAGAAAAAATAGTTCAAAtacgagaaagaaaaagaaaaaaacacaaaggGCGTACCAGAAGTATAATCCGAGCTCGATTCTTTCGCCTCCTTCAATCAAATGACTTAAACACACCAAGAATCAGAGTTGAAAAACCGGAAAATCAAAGGAACTGAAGAAATAATAGAAAGGACTCATCGAAATGGCTTCGTGGAACAAGTCCAATCCATCAAACCTGCATCGTTCAAACCCAGTCTTCATTTTCCCACTATTTCAAAAAggctcttctttcttttacctCCTTCTTCACCGGCTACCGGCTGAACCCGACCCCATTTCCCCCcacttataattaattaattagttataatatataaataatcattacataaaataaaaataaaacataagcGAGATACAtaaagagagagggaaaaagaaatcacGCCACAAAAGTTTGCCACGTGTCATCAAGTTGTTGTTTATCCATACAAATAAGCTTAGCAAAATTACGGTTTTATCCTCACATGGACATGTGCCCAAATGATGGCCTTGGTTGCAATACAACTGGAAACAGcattactttattattttatttatttatgaacatTATCTCTCCTTTTTAAATTCAACGACACTTTTATGGATActattatttctcattttaaaaaataataataatttgctcaattttaatataaaaaatttataattttacgtgatttatttaatatatatccATTTATATTTGTGCTCGGGATAGAaaacaagagaagaaaatgaagagagatTTCTCCGCTCAGCTAAAAGTAATCGGGATGTGGATAATATTATCCGTTCCTATCTCCCCGACTCTTACTTAAGTCTCTGTCCCggctatttatatttaaatgtataaatatcaaaactcaaaatatattttttttttcttaaattttatatttttaaaaaaataataataaatatatattgctGTTTTATACTCAGGTATGACGAGAGTTTTGTGGGGAACTTTTAAACTGGATGGTCACAGTACAGTAGCTGTCACATGACATGAGCTATAACACATCTCTGTCATGTGATGTTGCCACGTGGAATAACATCAGTGGCTGTCGAACCTTTTGATTGTACGTCCTCGTGAGATTAGTACTACACGAACCCACTCGAATGGGAAATTATATATGtttccataaataaaaataaaaataaaaataacattttgtATCAAAATGTGCCTACATTTGTAAGGATATTttcgggaaaaaaaaaacatttatttaaaaaaacgaatttattgttatagttattttttctctaattaaattttaataataaaatttcaagtcattaaattgtaattttttcttaatttaatatttaaaaataaataaatagattttttttttacatataatattttattttttattaaaaaataaaatttggaattaaataattcaaaccGTTGGtgatttaattagttaatatgtataaaaaattaatgattcgaataattaaattaaatctaacCAATTTCTTTGACTTCATTAaactattcaacttgatttattataaattaggTCAAAGGTTTTGACAATCTTGCGTCTATTTTAAAGATCAAATGAATATGACCAAATTAAATTGACTTCCACATCCGAGAAATATTTGACTTAGAAGTTGAGTTCACTTTATGGatatggattaaaaaaatatctcaatcCATCCACGTAAGCTTTTTGGTTTTAATAATGATTCATCACTATTCTAGAACAAGAGTAATACTCGCGATCATTTACAAGGCTTTTGTGCGCCTTAAATTATCTTAGGgttttatcaatttaaatcataaactgaattaattcatataattCGGAgtgaatttaataatttgaaacataaattaatataaattacataaatttaaatttattaaaatcgGTAGGGACCAAAATtggattaaaatgaaaaaaaaaagtagaagtaCACACAAGCGAGCTCGATTGGGTTGGTGATTGAATGATCGATTGGGTTGGTGATTGAATGATCCAAATAGATTTCATGTTGATTGAGTTGGTGACTGAATATgcgaatagagttcacaaccttAGTTGGATGGGGTTGGATcatattgttaatttaaaaaaaaaaaaaaaaattatttatctacaATACATATCACTGTAATAACGAAAATGCcctaaaactcaaatatgaaTCATTTACAATTCACATAGCATTACTATTATATCggttacaaacgtcaaatattcttgataattttaagactaaattaaaaagaatatctagatatttgccttctaataaaatatcaaatatgatataatacaggtaaactataatttaatactaaatatcctcaacaaaattgttactacttttttttcaaaaataccccttgaattttaaaaaatttcattaatacccgactttaaataaatatatatatatatcattacctttaaaattgtgtttaaaaaaatacccataaatttataaaagtagCATTGATATCCTcttatctttattaaaaaataataataataatagaatctTATTGTCAATATATAGATGGAAACGGTCTATCTACACCTTACAGATTATCTAAGAAcgttttaatattaatttggaaaatttctgagtatttttaaaacatgtactaaccgttaaaatattttttaattttttaaaaagtttaaaagtattaacaAAACCTTCCAAAACTTAAAGATAGTTTTTGAACACTTTTGAAAGTCAAAAggtgattttaaaacaaaatattaacgtTTTCATAAGTATTATTGaacttttgattaaaaaatatatatatatatatatatatatatatattttttttttaatttttagaagttatattttttagatacagtattttttatttatttattaatttagtctaattttaaaaataggaaaaagttggattgaataaaatttaaaaaaagaaaaaaaaaaaaaatgggggcgtttaaaatttttttggttaGGTTTGAGCcgttaaaagaaaaggagaggtTTGAGGAATTTTGAAGATTATGTCGGAGAGGGAGAGACACGGAATAAAACATAAGGATATGGGAAACGAAAGGGAGCGGGGGatgtgtttgattttgttcccTTTTTTTGTGAATCAAATTCTCTCAGGTGTATGACGACCCTAATTTTGGATGGACTCGATTCAACCTCgttctttgtttgattgagAACGATgataattaacttttaaactGGATATTTCAAATGATGAGATTGCTATAAATAGCACGGGAGgtcaaatacatatttttttaggaatgaaattgagttCTTCAGGTGAGACTTTCCGTCTTGGCAAATTGAGCATCacttttgtcatttctaacCTTCAAGCAATTTTTGTGGTTGCATCTCAGCCACTCAATAAAGTTTTGATCACATTTAATCGTGTAGTGACTCATTGCTCTTAAACAAGATTAATCTGAATTTTTGTATAATAAggtgttaatttttttgattcaagggttcttctTGCTTCGATTTTTACGTTTAATACGtctctatcatatttttatttttcaagatATAATTGATCATATGAATGTTagtttttattcattataGATAAAATTTGGGTTGGGCCCTTAATGTCCCCAATCTGTTAGGGCCCAGAAAGCTCTTTTGGGCCTAACAGACGAACCAAAACAAAGCATTACacgttttatttaatttctattttgatttttgtatttatatttgaaattacttttttattttataaataaaatccatGTTGTTCATTGATGTAAACgttatttaaaaacattatttatagaaaCTATTCacatagattaaattaataaaaatgccctttaaaattttaaatttttttaaaaattaaaaaaatatccttattattaattttgaatcaaaactattaagattttgttttaaaaaaatattctatttcAAATACACTTTTAAtaccatatttaaaaaatatctacaaaatttttaaaataacattaatattatttaacctttattaaaaaaaagtttacaaaatttatacgTGGAAACTATTTATCTAGGTCTTACACGTCATTcccaaacattttttttttaaatctaagaatattatttttcgaaaatttatgagtattttttaaacatggtAATTCAATTCATGTGCTAATggaaaaatgtatatttgaagattttaaaatatttaaaagtgtttttaaaattttataaaacgtTTTAGGAtgttaatgaaacttttgaaaattcaagagtATGTCTGAAATactaaagggtatttttattttttttaactttaaaaaaataactatatatatatatatatatttaagggtgtttatttatttttgtttggatgAGTATTTTCATAAAGTTAagcattaaaatataaaattatattaaaaaaaacaatataaaacaCACTAATTAGacaacaattttgttttcttaaaaacattttcaaaacacaaaaaaatgaatttattttatggaaattGATGTAAcgaaattgtttatttatgatttattgtTGAGATATTGAAGTACATGTATTTATTACAATAACAAAGGAAGGTAGAAAATGTTCCtcaattatcaaataattgaTTAATATAGGTGGTGGGGACAGCTTTGAATCTTTGGCATCCACATGTAGAAATTGGCCCACATtcttacaattatttatttttgcctCATCATTACGTCCAAATCTCGATAAAAAAGATTCACCGAACTCATATGGGTTTTTAACTAAGAACGAAATAATTGATAAGAGGTAATTTGTAAACGAAAAAGAATCGTACACTAATCATGTACCAGCCAAAGTCCACTATCACCACATATTATTGAAAGCACATCTGCTAAGGAGTGGTTTACACACATTTAGAAGGAATGTTTAGTTTcactcttcaaccaatgtgggatcttacaaatCACATCATCTCGAGTCACTTCATCACCTCATTTCGTTTATTGATCTAAAGTGATATTTGCATGTTTTTAACGatgaactttatttattaagagaATGAGACGATCGATAAGAGGTAACTCAAATGGAGTAGCCTATTAACACGAAAAAGTTGTACACTAGTCGTAATAATCTCGAGCCACTTTATAACCTatctcttaaataaataaattaatcgTTGAAACACGTGAAaacctttattttaataaaattaataaaattgacgAGCGAAGActttttaactcttttttggttgaatttgtAATCACccaacttattattattttgaaaaattgattggtttttattttgggaatcttaatattaaataaataaataaaggtcaTACGGCTAACCCACGTGGCCTATACCCATACGCCATGTCGGAACTTGGAATAAAGATTGCAACAGGTGGGACAGTGGGTCCCACCATAACAGACCGACAACATTTCCATGGCTTCCACctgtcatcatacaacatttaATGAGCCTACATGCCGTGTCTCCCCTACggtaaattttcttttacttcctTGTTGggtaatttatatatatatatataaaactatataatatatggtGGCTTCCAATTATTTCTTTGGTAGGGCCAATGTTCTAACTTTACATTGAAAAAATGGGGGAAAAATCCAAACTTTAGGAAAAATATTatccaattattatttttattaatagcGAGGTGGAATATGATACGCTCATTTTCTTACTCGTTATCATTAAAATAgtcattgaaaatattatttatttatttttaatta
This window encodes:
- the LOC111809174 gene encoding calcium-dependent protein kinase 26-like; translated protein: MDLAETESDQSGQSVQFYNCFKVSSLSETILETTLVANLKDRYVLGERLGWGQFGVIRSCSDRLTGEMLACKSIAKDKLMTVDDVRSVKLEIEIMSRLSGHPNVVNLKAVYEEEDCVHLLMELCAGGELFHQLEKHGRFSESDARFIFRHLIQVVKYCHENGVVHRDLKPENILLATTSSSSPIKLADFGLATYIKPGQYLHGTVGSPFYIAPEVLAGGYNQAADVWSAGVILYILLSGMPPFWGKTKSRIFEAVRAADLRFPSNLWDNVSTSAKDLITRMLCMDPSKRLTAKEVLAHSWMKDAAQVSQEQEKLDARDFRWVETGISSLPAPFIVRNQDFSFSDGTAVICEDQMGHSPVFTCKSSFSSFLLDTGDTPSSVPGGFSFSSCVELDAATEFSSPIPKLPSFTFFSPCSTADQGNSSISFKANLSLSEALLEEPIKRKLSLLLEPIIPAKHKFGDMEWKESRKGGLGGSRATNIPSKRNHSIGLGELDQFNLIVTESVIRWASCTHIPTTPSLRLSLVC